Proteins encoded within one genomic window of Candidatus Cloacimonadota bacterium:
- a CDS encoding hydrogenase maturation protease, with translation MNNKLKEILAPLFNDVSQNILFVGVGNRLKSDDAIGIYICEKLQTTERKQVLIVESGIEKYVGKINTLAPDVLVMVDCTDFNKEPGYVNLFSVNEIQDNSLHTHTISLGRISEFFEMQTYILGIQPLFVGFGEEISTIVLQKADELIAFINENI, from the coding sequence ATGAATAACAAGTTAAAAGAAATTCTTGCCCCCTTATTCAATGATGTATCTCAAAACATTCTCTTCGTAGGTGTAGGTAATCGTTTAAAGAGTGACGATGCTATCGGGATTTATATCTGTGAGAAACTTCAAACAACAGAAAGAAAGCAGGTTTTGATAGTCGAGAGCGGGATTGAGAAATATGTAGGAAAGATCAATACTTTAGCACCCGATGTTCTTGTTATGGTAGATTGCACCGACTTCAATAAAGAACCGGGTTATGTAAATCTCTTCTCGGTAAATGAAATACAGGACAATTCACTTCATACACATACTATTTCACTCGGAAGAATATCGGAATTTTTCGAGATGCAAACCTATATATTAGGAATACAGCCTCTGTTTGTCGGTTTCGGGGAAGAGATATCCACTATCGTTTTACAAAAAGCGGATGAATTGATCGCCTTTATCAACGAAAATATATAG
- a CDS encoding nickel-dependent hydrogenase large subunit, producing the protein MGKKTIVPIGPYHPLLEEPEFFKLYCDGEVVVDMEWETGYNHRGIEKICENKTFEQVFYVVERICGICSTSHPFAYANAVESIPGVEVPVRAKLIRSIVGELERVHSHLLWVGLAGHFLGYNTVFMWAWKYREPILDMFEIITGNRNSYAMFTIGGVRRDINEEQATQLLKVLDDVKIKTDLLVGTVMDDPVIHARLKGVGTLTAQDIHDFGAVGPTARASGVDIDVRRDDPYAAYDMVKWKVVTAQAGDVFAKAEVRLLEMYESIAIIQQCLELLKKEPVGEIKAKVKEIPPGLGIGHAEAPRGEVFHFVKSDGSNSPVRHKIRAPSYNCITTFRKSCIGGTISDAAICTAAVDPCYCCTERMTQVYDYRSGKRVMNAADLIKLSQQKTEEIRKAMRKK; encoded by the coding sequence ATGGGCAAAAAGACAATAGTACCGATTGGACCATATCATCCACTACTGGAAGAACCGGAATTTTTTAAGCTTTATTGCGATGGAGAGGTTGTAGTCGATATGGAATGGGAAACTGGTTATAACCATCGCGGAATAGAAAAGATATGTGAAAACAAAACCTTTGAACAGGTTTTTTATGTTGTAGAGAGGATCTGTGGGATTTGTTCCACCTCACACCCTTTTGCCTATGCAAATGCTGTTGAGAGTATTCCCGGTGTCGAAGTTCCTGTTCGTGCCAAGTTAATTCGCTCTATAGTTGGTGAATTAGAGAGAGTACATAGCCATCTATTATGGGTTGGTCTGGCAGGACATTTTCTTGGTTATAATACTGTCTTTATGTGGGCATGGAAGTATCGCGAACCTATCTTAGATATGTTCGAGATCATCACTGGTAACAGGAACAGTTACGCTATGTTTACTATCGGTGGTGTGCGAAGAGATATCAATGAAGAACAGGCAACTCAACTGCTTAAAGTATTAGATGATGTAAAGATCAAGACTGATTTACTTGTAGGTACTGTCATGGATGACCCGGTTATTCATGCCCGGTTAAAAGGGGTAGGGACTCTAACAGCCCAAGATATTCATGATTTTGGAGCAGTAGGTCCTACCGCCAGAGCTTCTGGTGTAGATATTGACGTAAGAAGAGATGACCCCTATGCCGCTTATGATATGGTAAAATGGAAGGTTGTTACTGCACAGGCAGGAGATGTTTTTGCCAAAGCAGAAGTCCGCTTATTGGAAATGTATGAATCAATAGCAATAATTCAGCAATGTTTGGAATTGTTGAAAAAAGAGCCGGTGGGAGAGATCAAAGCAAAAGTAAAAGAGATACCACCTGGATTAGGAATTGGTCATGCAGAAGCACCACGAGGCGAAGTATTTCATTTTGTTAAATCCGACGGCAGTAATAGCCCGGTACGTCATAAGATCAGAGCTCCCAGTTATAACTGTATTACTACCTTTAGAAAATCGTGTATAGGTGGTACTATATCAGATGCGGCTATCTGCACAGCTGCAGTTGACCCCTGTTATTGCTGCACAGAGAGAATGACTCAGGTTTATGACTATCGTAGTGGGAAAAGGGTTATGAATGCTGCTGATTTGATTAAACTATCCCAGCAAAAAACGGAAGAGATCAGAAAAGCAATGAGAAAGAAATAG
- the mnhG gene encoding monovalent cation/H(+) antiporter subunit G produces the protein MNSISIALLVIGVTFDLFGCIGLLRLPDIYNRLQSATKCVTLGTCSIMLALFLHYGFTAVGIKALIAIPLLFFASTVGAHALIRGSYKFGIKLTDKTVIDDYKEVEK, from the coding sequence ATGAATAGTATTAGTATCGCTTTACTCGTCATTGGTGTTACATTTGATCTTTTTGGGTGTATCGGACTCTTAAGATTACCCGACATATACAATCGTCTACAATCTGCTACGAAATGCGTAACCTTAGGAACTTGTAGTATAATGCTTGCCCTTTTCCTTCATTACGGTTTTACTGCTGTCGGGATCAAGGCACTGATAGCTATCCCATTGTTGTTTTTCGCTTCTACTGTAGGGGCACATGCTTTAATCAGAGGTTCCTATAAGTTCGGTATTAAATTAACGGATAAGACAGTGATAGATGATTATAAGGAAGTGGAAAAATGA
- a CDS encoding cation:proton antiporter subunit C: MILFVLCFILFMIGLYGVITQRNLIKIIIGLAIMEYSVILFLVLIGYIDGQTVPIISEGFESGFVDPLPQAMVLTAIVIGLATKALMLSVAIRLYKKYGTFDIRKMKDLKG; encoded by the coding sequence ATGATACTCTTTGTTTTATGTTTTATCCTATTTATGATTGGTTTGTATGGAGTAATAACTCAAAGAAATTTGATCAAGATCATTATAGGTCTGGCGATAATGGAGTATAGTGTTATTCTGTTTCTCGTTTTGATTGGATATATAGATGGTCAGACAGTACCGATCATATCAGAGGGATTTGAAAGTGGTTTTGTTGATCCGCTACCACAAGCGATGGTGTTAACTGCAATTGTTATAGGATTAGCGACCAAAGCATTAATGCTCTCTGTTGCTATCCGCTTGTATAAGAAATACGGAACATTTGATATTCGAAAAATGAAAGATCTGAAAGGATAA
- the hypF gene encoding carbamoyltransferase HypF — protein sequence MLRIEINGIVQGVGFRPFVYNLAKQFDLKGFVLNSSQGVTIEVEGLDTVLQSFIDDLQGKKPPAARIDRFIVKEFPEQGFKTFEIRKSLSNEGLTFISPDLAVCNDCIDELKDPQDQRFNYAFINCTNCGPRYSIIEKTPYDRPVTSMKVFEMCDYCRGQYEDPTNRRFHAQPIACPVCGPQLRFLDSTLREVSGDPIENCLKALHEGKILGIKGIGGFHIACDATNNAAVNELRRRKNRPHKPFAVMCEVVRVREIADCPESQLELMKSPAAPILLLPKLSESPIAQSVAPLNPYLGIFLPYAPHHYQLFHNKSFLPDPIKLPFLVMTSGNINDEPIAITEEGLTGLCDFYLTHNRPILNRNDDSIISPLISTSQIKFTSIFIRRSRGYIPTPLLLPFKTVPTFGAGAELKIAFALTDQDSLYHSPYIGNNNSIATQEFYQETYIKYLDWFKIKPELVACDLHPDYMTTRFAEKISLPLVKVQHHHAHIAAVMGEFLLDEPVIGISYDGTGYGTDGAIWGGEIFIADYKDFTRRYHLNYMPLPGGDATITHPVRIAYAYLKHAGVEVPELQEISEFEKSIIDKQIENQFNLFQTSSMGRLFDCIAAMLGLFPQITFEAQSAMALEYLCGKASLDEVNPYDYQINESEIDIIPLIKNVREDVLQGADKRIIALRFHKTIVDFSLAVVNNLSHSAGLRKVILSGGVMQNMVLLKGLINELTRNNFTVYYSSQLPSNDGAVSVGQALIANRTIIKG from the coding sequence ATGTTACGAATCGAAATTAACGGTATAGTACAGGGTGTCGGTTTCCGACCCTTTGTTTATAATCTGGCTAAGCAGTTTGATCTCAAGGGATTTGTTCTAAATTCCAGTCAGGGTGTCACGATTGAAGTTGAAGGTTTAGATACTGTTCTTCAAAGTTTCATAGATGACTTACAAGGGAAAAAACCGCCTGCAGCCCGGATAGATAGATTCATTGTAAAAGAGTTTCCTGAACAGGGTTTTAAAACCTTTGAGATCCGTAAGAGTCTATCCAATGAAGGTCTGACATTTATTTCACCGGATCTAGCAGTTTGTAATGATTGCATTGATGAGTTGAAAGACCCGCAAGATCAAAGATTCAATTATGCATTCATCAATTGCACTAACTGTGGACCACGCTATTCAATAATAGAGAAAACACCCTATGACAGACCGGTTACTTCAATGAAGGTATTTGAGATGTGTGACTACTGTCGCGGTCAATATGAAGATCCCACGAATAGGAGATTTCACGCCCAACCAATTGCTTGCCCTGTATGCGGACCGCAACTCAGGTTTTTGGACAGTACGCTGCGAGAAGTATCCGGGGATCCGATAGAGAATTGCTTAAAAGCTCTTCACGAGGGTAAAATATTAGGCATCAAGGGGATAGGTGGATTCCATATTGCCTGTGATGCGACCAATAATGCAGCTGTTAATGAGTTGAGAAGACGAAAGAACAGACCACATAAACCATTTGCTGTGATGTGTGAAGTTGTTAGAGTCAGAGAAATAGCCGATTGTCCGGAATCACAACTGGAATTGATGAAATCACCGGCTGCACCAATACTCTTACTGCCAAAATTGTCCGAAAGTCCTATCGCTCAATCAGTAGCTCCCTTAAATCCCTATTTAGGTATTTTCTTACCTTATGCACCTCATCACTATCAATTGTTCCATAATAAATCATTTTTGCCAGATCCTATTAAATTACCATTCCTTGTGATGACCTCCGGGAATATCAATGATGAACCGATTGCCATCACAGAAGAGGGTTTAACCGGCTTATGTGATTTTTATCTGACTCACAACCGACCCATCCTAAATCGTAATGATGACTCGATTATCTCACCCTTAATTTCAACTTCACAAATAAAATTTACATCAATTTTCATCCGTCGATCAAGAGGGTATATACCTACTCCGCTACTATTACCATTTAAAACAGTTCCTACTTTTGGAGCTGGAGCAGAGCTAAAGATCGCTTTTGCTCTCACTGATCAAGACTCACTCTACCATTCTCCTTACATTGGTAATAATAACAGCATAGCAACTCAGGAATTCTATCAAGAAACATATATTAAATATCTGGATTGGTTTAAGATCAAACCGGAACTCGTTGCTTGTGATCTGCATCCTGATTATATGACGACCAGATTCGCCGAGAAGATCTCTCTGCCATTGGTGAAAGTGCAACATCATCATGCTCATATAGCTGCAGTTATGGGAGAGTTTCTACTCGATGAACCGGTGATCGGGATTTCTTATGATGGTACTGGTTACGGAACAGATGGAGCTATCTGGGGAGGAGAAATATTTATTGCCGATTATAAAGATTTTACACGAAGATATCATTTGAATTATATGCCTTTGCCGGGAGGTGATGCAACGATCACTCATCCCGTTCGTATTGCCTATGCCTATTTGAAACATGCCGGAGTCGAGGTGCCAGAACTGCAGGAGATCTCAGAATTTGAAAAGAGTATTATCGATAAGCAGATAGAGAATCAATTCAATCTCTTTCAAACCTCCAGTATGGGTCGTCTCTTTGATTGTATCGCTGCTATGCTTGGTCTGTTCCCACAAATAACTTTTGAAGCTCAATCGGCAATGGCTCTGGAATATCTTTGTGGAAAAGCTTCTTTAGATGAAGTCAATCCTTATGATTATCAGATCAATGAAAGCGAAATTGACATTATTCCACTGATCAAGAATGTTAGAGAAGATGTATTACAGGGAGCAGATAAACGGATCATAGCACTTCGGTTTCACAAGACAATAGTAGATTTTTCACTTGCTGTAGTAAATAATCTGTCACATTCTGCCGGACTCAGAAAAGTCATCTTATCCGGCGGTGTGATGCAGAATATGGTTCTTCTGAAAGGGCTGATCAATGAGTTAACAAGAAATAACTTTACAGTTTATTACTCTTCACAGCTTCCTTCTAATGATGGGGCAGTCTCTGTCGGACAGGCACTGATTGCCAATCGTACAATAATAAAAGGATAA
- a CDS encoding Na+/H+ antiporter subunit E yields MKYITLFVSMFLLWLLLTFNLHVHNILIGLVAALIVTLLFGHRFLEDWQRFYNPLRYLWGIVYLIVFIWECIKANFDVAYRVLSPKMPIKPGIVKVRSSLKSDIGKTFLANSITMTPGTITVDVLGDDMYIHWIYVSSQDPEIYTKKIVGRFEKLLKKVFE; encoded by the coding sequence ATGAAATATATCACTTTATTCGTCAGTATGTTTTTATTGTGGTTGTTACTAACGTTCAATTTGCATGTACATAACATATTGATCGGTTTAGTTGCCGCTTTAATAGTCACCTTGTTGTTTGGACATCGGTTTCTTGAAGATTGGCAGAGATTTTACAATCCTTTGCGCTACCTTTGGGGTATCGTTTATCTGATTGTCTTCATTTGGGAGTGTATCAAAGCCAATTTTGATGTCGCTTACCGGGTATTGAGTCCCAAAATGCCTATCAAACCGGGTATTGTGAAAGTAAGAAGCAGTCTGAAAAGTGATATTGGTAAGACATTCTTAGCAAACTCAATTACAATGACTCCGGGAACAATTACAGTTGATGTGTTAGGTGACGATATGTATATTCATTGGATATATGTCAGCAGTCAGGATCCGGAGATCTATACAAAGAAGATAGTCGGCAGATTTGAAAAACTATTGAAAAAGGTGTTTGAATAA
- a CDS encoding cation:proton antiporter (subunit F of antiporter complex involved in resistance to high concentrations of Na+, K+, Li+ and/or alkali) yields MIAIFLYILIGLSFLCFIRVLYGPTMADRMVAIDIFGTIVAGICALLVIKTGRLFLIDVAIAWIILSFIGTIALAKYLTRKKLDE; encoded by the coding sequence ATGATAGCAATATTCCTCTATATTCTCATTGGCTTGAGCTTTCTCTGCTTCATACGTGTGCTTTACGGTCCTACAATGGCAGACAGAATGGTTGCCATAGATATTTTCGGTACTATTGTTGCCGGTATCTGTGCACTTCTGGTAATTAAAACCGGTAGATTATTTCTTATCGATGTCGCCATTGCTTGGATTATATTAAGTTTCATCGGTACTATCGCGTTAGCGAAATACTTAACAAGGAAGAAGTTAGATGAATAG
- the hypD gene encoding hydrogenase formation protein HypD → MDLQKYRQPDLINHVIDDIKKHTASVKFMEVCGTHTMAIGKWGIRKLLPKKIKLISGPGCPVCVTPSSVIDELSKLKKVTIATFGDLLRVPGSSGTLEKARALGLRVEVVYSPMEALELAKQVETIFVGIGFETTIPGIAHTIKIAKQQNVSNFSVLPACKLVPPALEALIAGEETKIDGFLLPGHVSVIIGSAAYNFIPQKYGIGGVVTGFEPLDIIVGIKKLLENLDQPQIINEYERVVTKDGNKNAQAVMFEVFAVQDALWRGLGWIPNSGLSIREEYAQFDALKKYGLRITDIPENPQCRCGDVLQGKIIPPSCTLFDKVCNPQNPVGPCMVSSEGSCAAYYKYER, encoded by the coding sequence ATGGATTTACAAAAGTATCGACAACCGGATTTGATCAATCATGTCATAGATGATATTAAAAAACATACGGCTTCAGTGAAATTCATGGAAGTTTGCGGTACCCATACTATGGCAATTGGCAAATGGGGCATTCGCAAATTACTTCCCAAGAAGATTAAACTGATATCAGGACCAGGTTGTCCTGTCTGTGTAACCCCTTCATCAGTAATAGATGAACTTTCCAAGTTAAAGAAGGTTACTATAGCGACCTTTGGTGATCTGTTAAGAGTTCCCGGTTCATCAGGTACTTTAGAAAAAGCACGAGCTTTAGGTCTAAGAGTGGAAGTGGTTTATTCACCTATGGAAGCCCTGGAACTGGCTAAGCAAGTTGAAACGATATTTGTCGGAATTGGTTTTGAAACAACGATACCGGGTATAGCCCATACCATTAAAATAGCCAAACAGCAAAATGTATCTAATTTCTCTGTTCTACCAGCATGCAAACTTGTTCCACCGGCATTAGAAGCCCTTATCGCCGGTGAAGAAACAAAAATCGATGGCTTTTTATTACCGGGACATGTTAGTGTCATTATCGGCTCAGCAGCATATAACTTTATTCCTCAAAAATATGGAATTGGAGGTGTTGTAACAGGATTTGAGCCACTCGATATCATTGTTGGTATTAAGAAACTCTTAGAGAATTTGGATCAACCGCAGATAATCAACGAATATGAAAGAGTAGTAACGAAAGATGGTAATAAAAATGCCCAAGCTGTTATGTTTGAGGTATTTGCAGTTCAGGATGCTCTCTGGAGGGGTTTGGGATGGATACCAAATTCCGGTCTTTCTATTAGAGAGGAGTATGCCCAATTCGATGCTCTCAAAAAATACGGATTGAGGATTACTGACATACCAGAGAATCCTCAATGCCGCTGTGGTGATGTATTACAGGGGAAGATCATTCCCCCCTCTTGTACACTATTCGATAAAGTGTGTAATCCTCAAAATCCGGTCGGTCCCTGTATGGTCTCTTCTGAAGGGAGTTGTGCCGCCTATTACAAATATGAAAGATAA
- a CDS encoding NADH-quinone oxidoreductase subunit C — MNIEQYITDLQGKFPEISKIEIVNEKRLMVHIPRKLLQEITAYWFNELQYRYIIVTAMDSKEGYEIIYHYSDDKSGWIMNLNVLLPHDQPEIESMTPVVYGIEWIEREIMDILGIKFLNHPKPERFLFPENWPEGEYPYRRKYRQEDR, encoded by the coding sequence ATGAACATCGAGCAGTATATAACAGACTTACAAGGTAAGTTTCCGGAGATTTCTAAGATAGAGATTGTAAATGAAAAACGACTAATGGTTCATATTCCCAGAAAGCTATTACAAGAGATAACTGCCTATTGGTTCAATGAACTGCAATATCGTTATATCATAGTAACGGCAATGGATTCTAAAGAGGGTTATGAGATCATATATCACTATTCTGATGATAAGTCCGGCTGGATAATGAATCTTAATGTCTTATTACCCCATGATCAACCTGAAATCGAATCAATGACACCTGTAGTTTATGGGATAGAGTGGATAGAACGAGAGATAATGGATATTTTAGGAATAAAATTCCTTAACCATCCCAAACCGGAACGTTTCCTATTTCCGGAAAATTGGCCTGAAGGGGAGTATCCCTATCGCAGAAAGTACAGACAGGAGGATAGATAA
- a CDS encoding 4Fe-4S binding protein yields MKYPKLREVKEAIISLFTKPYTTKYPAGEFKPFAGFRGKPVVDEDNCVGCETCANVCPPNAITNEDDKETGIRTITRDYGQCVFCGQCEEHCITGKGVKLSDEIYDLACFDRNDIVEKQERDLLICDNCGAIITTKDHMRFIHEKLGPLAYSSIMNLNILNERLKLAGTGDTSVKIRDELKRKDSFNVLCPNCNRQVQVKNLK; encoded by the coding sequence ATGAAGTATCCCAAACTAAGAGAAGTAAAAGAAGCAATAATATCACTTTTTACGAAACCATATACGACTAAATACCCCGCAGGTGAGTTCAAGCCATTTGCCGGATTTCGGGGAAAACCCGTAGTTGATGAAGATAATTGTGTAGGTTGTGAGACCTGTGCTAATGTCTGTCCACCTAATGCCATTACCAATGAAGACGATAAGGAGACAGGGATCCGTACAATTACCCGAGATTACGGACAATGTGTCTTTTGCGGACAGTGTGAAGAACATTGTATTACCGGCAAGGGTGTCAAACTATCAGATGAGATCTATGATCTGGCATGTTTTGATAGAAATGATATAGTAGAAAAACAGGAAAGAGATCTGCTCATCTGTGATAACTGCGGAGCAATAATTACTACAAAAGACCATATGAGATTTATCCATGAAAAACTCGGTCCGTTAGCTTACTCCTCGATCATGAATCTCAATATACTTAATGAACGGCTCAAATTGGCAGGCACTGGTGACACGAGTGTCAAGATCAGAGATGAACTAAAACGTAAAGACTCCTTTAATGTGCTTTGTCCCAATTGCAATCGTCAGGTTCAGGTTAAGAATCTTAAATAA
- a CDS encoding HypC/HybG/HupF family hydrogenase formation chaperone, translating to MSKMCLAIPGRLIKNLDGNKGIVDLGGVSKEISLAFIPNAIEGDWIIIHTGFGLEIMSEKDAFEMINILQEAYK from the coding sequence ATAAGTAAAATGTGTTTAGCAATCCCGGGTAGATTAATAAAGAATTTGGATGGTAACAAAGGTATCGTTGATTTAGGTGGCGTAAGTAAAGAGATATCTCTCGCTTTTATTCCCAATGCCATTGAAGGAGATTGGATTATTATTCACACCGGGTTCGGTTTAGAAATAATGTCTGAGAAGGATGCCTTTGAAATGATCAATATTCTGCAAGAGGCATATAAATAG
- a CDS encoding DUF4040 domain-containing protein, whose amino-acid sequence MEIYLIIMLVLMILGSIYSLHAKDLLSAVVSYGIVGFALVISFLMLYAPDLAIVQVVVEIITLIIMIAVITNATHEEQKREYNFSNIFYFGTILLFVVVFFIVLARIMGVLGYFGQDVMRMANMYIDAAHEAGSANIVTGILFHFRAYDTLGEATVLFTAVIGVLTILRHYGKKKEVK is encoded by the coding sequence ATGGAAATATATCTAATAATTATGCTCGTTTTAATGATCTTAGGGTCTATTTATTCGCTGCATGCCAAGGATCTTTTGTCGGCAGTAGTATCATACGGGATCGTCGGCTTTGCCTTGGTCATCTCTTTTCTGATGCTATATGCTCCCGATTTGGCAATTGTTCAGGTTGTGGTGGAAATCATTACTCTGATCATCATGATTGCTGTCATTACTAATGCAACTCATGAAGAGCAGAAGCGGGAATACAATTTCAGCAATATCTTCTATTTTGGAACTATATTGCTATTCGTAGTAGTATTCTTCATAGTGTTAGCAAGAATAATGGGAGTATTGGGTTACTTTGGTCAGGATGTAATGAGGATGGCGAATATGTATATAGATGCAGCTCATGAAGCAGGTAGCGCTAATATAGTAACCGGAATACTCTTTCATTTCAGGGCTTATGATACTCTCGGAGAGGCAACAGTGCTCTTCACAGCAGTTATTGGAGTATTAACGATCTTAAGGCACTACGGTAAGAAAAAGGAAGTTAAATGA
- a CDS encoding NADH/ubiquinone/plastoquinone (complex I): MNSLIPLYIIIPLGSAFLTVIFGRWLQCLGKYLVNLSLLFLTGLTLHLILYGPQTMTYRVGGFADVATVPIAIFLVMDGFTKIMLLIISLVGLLVAFYSTSYTKQYTGEEKFYTLFSLMLAGMFGVVIAGDIFNLYVFLEIASISSYALVAFGIEKHQLEATFKYQVLGGVSSLIILTGIGFLYWATGTLNLADIANQLTKIEGNTLSLFVSVLLLSGFGLKAAMVPFHSWLPDAHSSAPSPISAMLSGVLIKAIGIYVIIRLFFNIFQLNYEIAMTITVLGTLSMIIGALLAVGQWDFKRLLAYSSISQVGYVILGIGIGLLVLTTGGKLSIAVLAITGGLFHLLNHSVFKALLFLNAGSVEYRTGTRDLRKLGGLSEKMPVTSGSSFVASMSISGIPPFNGFFSKVIIIIAAIQAGYYWLAFLAVIISIITLAYFTKVLKYVFSKELHPQHESVKEVPFNMSLSMIIFAILCLVLSLLIVPGVREVFLDPAVNALIETAHYSTKVIGI, encoded by the coding sequence ATGAACTCATTGATTCCTTTATATATAATCATTCCACTCGGCTCTGCCTTCCTTACTGTTATTTTTGGCAGATGGTTACAATGCCTGGGTAAATATCTAGTCAACCTCTCTCTGCTTTTCCTTACCGGACTGACACTTCACTTGATTCTTTACGGACCACAGACAATGACCTATAGAGTCGGTGGTTTTGCAGATGTGGCTACTGTACCGATCGCTATCTTTTTGGTAATGGACGGCTTTACAAAGATAATGTTACTGATCATCTCTCTGGTAGGGTTATTAGTTGCTTTTTATTCTACGAGTTATACGAAACAATATACCGGTGAAGAGAAGTTCTATACTCTATTCAGTTTGATGTTAGCCGGCATGTTTGGCGTTGTAATAGCCGGAGACATTTTTAATCTCTACGTCTTTCTGGAAATAGCTTCTATTTCATCCTATGCGTTAGTGGCATTTGGTATTGAGAAACATCAGTTGGAAGCAACGTTCAAGTATCAGGTGTTAGGAGGAGTATCTTCTCTGATCATCTTGACCGGTATCGGATTTTTATATTGGGCTACCGGAACCCTTAATTTAGCCGATATAGCAAATCAGCTGACCAAAATTGAAGGGAATACATTGAGTTTATTTGTGTCAGTTCTTCTGTTAAGCGGTTTTGGGTTAAAAGCAGCTATGGTTCCTTTCCACTCCTGGTTACCAGATGCACACTCATCAGCACCTTCTCCAATATCAGCTATGTTATCAGGTGTTCTGATCAAAGCTATCGGTATATATGTAATAATTCGACTCTTCTTCAATATATTCCAGCTTAACTATGAAATAGCGATGACAATAACCGTTCTGGGTACTTTATCGATGATTATAGGTGCTCTTTTAGCTGTTGGACAATGGGACTTTAAACGGTTATTAGCGTATTCCAGTATTAGCCAAGTAGGATATGTCATATTAGGTATCGGTATAGGTTTATTAGTCTTAACCACTGGAGGAAAGCTCAGTATAGCAGTTCTAGCTATTACCGGCGGTTTATTTCATCTACTCAATCACTCAGTCTTCAAAGCTTTACTATTTCTTAATGCCGGCTCTGTAGAATACAGGACAGGAACAAGAGATTTAAGGAAATTAGGTGGTCTGTCCGAAAAGATGCCTGTAACTTCAGGCAGTTCTTTTGTCGCCTCAATGTCTATCTCCGGAATACCACCCTTCAATGGGTTTTTTAGCAAAGTTATAATTATAATTGCTGCTATTCAAGCGGGATACTATTGGTTAGCCTTTCTTGCTGTCATTATTAGCATCATTACTTTAGCATATTTTACCAAGGTTTTGAAATATGTCTTTTCGAAAGAGCTTCATCCCCAACATGAGAGTGTTAAGGAAGTACCTTTCAACATGTCTTTATCGATGATAATATTTGCTATTCTCTGTTTAGTATTGAGTTTGCTGATTGTTCCGGGGGTCAGAGAGGTATTCTTGGACCCTGCAGTCAATGCTCTGATAGAAACAGCTCACTATTCAACTAAAGTTATAGGAATATAA